From Aspergillus luchuensis IFO 4308 DNA, chromosome 2, nearly complete sequence:
CAGCTGTGTTGCTAACGCCATCCAGGCCTCGTGCGCTTCGTCCCCAAGTCGAACCCTTCTAAGGTTCTGATCGGTGAGCCCGTCGACGCCGCTGTAGATGTTGGGTTGGCCGTCTACCAGGGCAAGGATGTCGCTGTGCGCCCTTTCTCCGGTAGCTCCGTCCTCAGCCCCGGCCAGAAGACCGACTCGACCGAGACCATTGAGCGCATTCTCTCGCCTCTGGCGCAGAGTGAAGTCGGCTCCATCAGATGCATTGGACTGAACGTAGGTTCAACATTGATCGCAGCACGGCTGTCTAGCGGGTGCGCAAGAAACTGACCGATCGCGCAGTATGTCTCCCACGCCGCTGAGATGAAGCTGTCTATCCCCGATGTTCCCACTCTCTTCATGAAGCCATCGACTGCCCTGTCGGACCCCTGGCCCGCCCCGACCGTTCTGCCCAAGCTCACCCAGATCGATAACACGGGTGACTATGAGTCGGAGATGGTCATTGTGATCGGTCGTGATGCGAAGGATGTCAGCGAGGTTGAGGCCCTCGACTACGTGCTCGGATATACCGCGGCCAACGATATCTCTAGCCGCACGTACCAGATGAACCAGAGCCAATGGTGCTTCTCCAAGGGCTTCGACACTTCTTGCCCGATCGGTATAGCTCACCTTTGTTACATAAGTGTTATTGCAATTCGTGCTGATGGATGAACCCTCGCAGGTCCCGTCCTCGTCTCCGCTGCTCAGGTTCCCGATGCCAGCAAGTTCCACATTCGTGGATCGAAGAACGGAAAGGTCCTTCAGGATTGCCCCTTGACGTATGTCCTCCATTTCTAACATTCAAATTTGGTGTATCAAGAACAAAAGCTGACTAGCGACTCCGAACAGTGACCTGATCTTCAACGTGGCCCAGCTCGTCAGCTTCCTGTCCCAGGGCACCACCCTGCCTGCCGgtaccatcatcctcaccggTACTCCCCCCGGTGTTGGCGCCGCCAAGAGCCCCAAGGAGTTCTTCAAGCACGGCGACGAGTTCGCCGTCGAGCTGCAGCCTCACGTCGGCACCCTCATCACGAAGATTGAGAACCAGGCATGAACACTATGATAATGGTACTATGAGACGGGTGGGGATTTACGGATTAT
This genomic window contains:
- a CDS encoding fumarylacetoacetate hydrolase family protein (COG:Q;~EggNog:ENOG410PMFC;~InterPro:IPR011234,IPR036663;~PFAM:PF01557;~go_function: GO:0003824 - catalytic activity [Evidence IEA]), yielding MSKVASTFSRLVRFVPKSNPSKVLIGEPVDAAVDVGLAVYQGKDVAVRPFSGSSVLSPGQKTDSTETIERILSPLAQSEVGSIRCIGLNYVSHAAEMKLSIPDVPTLFMKPSTALSDPWPAPTVLPKLTQIDNTGDYESEMVIVIGRDAKDVSEVEALDYVLGYTAANDISSRTYQMNQSQWCFSKGFDTSCPIGIAHLCYISVIAIRADG